A single window of uncultured Methanospirillum sp. DNA harbors:
- a CDS encoding pyridoxal phosphate-dependent aminotransferase, with amino-acid sequence MIDARVDRIQQPDTLRFSQLVAGQKHVCQSVACCEDFFSFGRAESPFPVPDDIRVEISGKSCPGTLADPAGLPELREAVSGFYARNYNITADADRIIIGHGVKGLVLPIFTILAGSVIVPSPGWLGYLPQLRILNKPYYRLYGHYAAQYKIRPTQLAAMLKGLVKSQHLLILNNPGYPTGNLYTEKDLKEIAAICRESNTLILANEAYSLLTYDLSKFVSMGSIYPEGTFVLNGLSMDRSAGGLRIGTCILPEGSDQALKDELIKVLATVYTAAVTPVQQAAIPAYLPNPAMDAYLHDTREIHRIMTTRLAARCAAIEGVRTIIPEGGFSFMVDLNVMIAEIRAAGIQYSNDLAPAMIQHPYHIATVTGEAMMAGYDDFYIRFSATDYDGTAALESYRSVPPKTPSDEEAFFMRHGARMAIGIEMFSRWVSDVRSGSFKFEKSAE; translated from the coding sequence ATGATCGATGCACGGGTGGACCGGATTCAGCAGCCAGATACACTGAGGTTCAGTCAGTTGGTCGCAGGGCAGAAGCATGTCTGCCAGTCAGTCGCATGTTGTGAAGACTTTTTCTCTTTTGGGAGAGCAGAATCCCCATTCCCGGTTCCTGATGATATCAGGGTTGAGATATCAGGTAAATCATGTCCCGGAACACTTGCCGATCCTGCCGGACTTCCTGAACTCAGGGAGGCCGTTAGCGGATTTTATGCACGTAACTACAATATAACTGCGGATGCAGACCGGATCATCATAGGGCATGGTGTAAAAGGGCTGGTCCTCCCGATCTTTACCATTCTTGCCGGGTCAGTCATCGTGCCTTCACCCGGATGGCTGGGTTATCTGCCGCAACTTAGAATTCTCAACAAGCCGTATTACCGGTTGTATGGCCATTATGCCGCACAGTACAAGATACGCCCGACCCAGCTTGCTGCCATGCTAAAGGGTCTGGTCAAATCCCAGCATCTTCTGATCCTGAACAACCCGGGTTATCCGACCGGGAACCTTTACACTGAGAAAGACCTGAAGGAGATCGCAGCAATCTGTCGTGAGTCTAATACGCTGATCCTTGCAAATGAGGCGTACAGTCTTCTTACCTATGATCTCTCAAAGTTTGTAAGTATGGGTTCTATCTATCCGGAAGGGACATTTGTCCTGAACGGCCTCTCGATGGACAGGTCAGCAGGCGGTCTTCGCATCGGTACCTGTATCCTTCCTGAAGGTTCCGATCAGGCTCTCAAGGATGAGTTGATCAAGGTTCTTGCGACTGTGTATACTGCTGCAGTAACGCCGGTTCAGCAGGCTGCGATACCCGCCTACCTTCCGAATCCTGCGATGGATGCGTACCTGCATGATACCCGTGAGATTCACCGGATCATGACCACCCGGCTAGCAGCCCGGTGTGCAGCGATAGAGGGAGTCAGGACGATCATTCCTGAAGGTGGGTTCTCCTTCATGGTGGATCTCAATGTCATGATTGCTGAAATCCGGGCTGCCGGGATCCAATATTCTAATGATCTTGCTCCTGCCATGATACAGCACCCGTACCACATCGCCACCGTCACCGGCGAAGCGATGATGGCAGGATACGATGACTTCTACATCAGGTTCTCTGCCACTGACTACGACGGTACAGCAGCACTTGAGTCGTATCGATCAGTTCCTCCCAAGACCCCTTCTGACGAAGAGGCATTTTTCATGAGACACGGGGCACGGATGGCAATCGGTATAGAGATGTTCAGCCGCTGGGTCAGTGATGTGAGGTCAGGATCGTTCAAATTTGAGAAATCGGCTGAATAA